GAACCCGaggtcctcgccgccggcgccgtagaACCCCGCGCCCAGGTCCGCGGCGgaggggccggcgccggcgccgtagaCGGGCGCGTCGTCGAGGAGCAGGCGCGCCCTcttcgccgccacctccccggcggcgccgcgctccCCCTCGGGTGCCGCGGCGGCGAAcctgacggcgccgccgccgccgccgccgctcccggccgccgtggaggagacgaggcggcgCAGCACCTGCGGGTCCCCGGCGACCTTGAGGAGGAACGCGAGCATCTGCTTGGACCGGCGCTCCGTCTCCTGCACGCGGCGCCACATGGCGGCCACCTGGTCCTCGATGGCCCGCTGCTCCCGCCTGAGCCGGACCACCTCCATGGCCACCGCGTCCtcgtccgccgcggcgccggcgttgGCGCCGCAGGAAGAGCCGTCGTCCTTGcgcttcccgccgccgccgccgccccggcgcaCGATCTGGGGCAGCAGGTGCGTCTGCCCGCGCAGGAACGCGACGTGCGCGAACTCCCACCGGTCCGGATCCACCTTCCGGAAGCCCTGCGTGCGGCGACAGGTCGTCGGGTTAATTGGCCGATCGATCGAATGAAGAACACGAAGCTGGATTGGACGCGCACGTACGTAGGTGTTGAGCTGGCGCACGAAGCTGGAGAAGTTGGAGTGCTTGAAGTGCGCGAGGAGGAGCGTCTGCGAGAAGGCGAAGGGGTCGGCGACGACGAAGCTGTTGCTGTCGCGTCCCCACGCGACGACGGCGTCCGTGGACGGGTCGTCCACCATGCGGTACGTCTTGGCCACGAACGgcgccaccccggccgccgcctccgcgctcgCCATGGCGCTGATCGACGATGGTCCGCACAGggaaggaggacgaggaggagccgTTGGACTGGATGTCTGGAtggatgtatatatatatactcggcgccgcgccgccgccgccgacggtgtgGCTATCCGGATGCTGGGTTGCTATATGCGGCAACGGCGGTGGGCGCGGAAAGGGAAAGCGAGGGGAGGCGAGTGCCGCGTGCCGGAGCCCGAGATGGCAAGGCGGAGGAGGGCGACGAGGCGCAGATATACTAGGGGGAGCAGCGGGGCGAGAGGGACAGCTGCCAAGTCAGGCCGGACGCGTGTCCCGGGCCCCGAGACTTCCGTGGCGCGCCCCGCAGCCACAAGTCTCTAAATAAATTtggtacaaaaatataaactaatCTAATCTAACTATATTTATTTTGTAATAATAACATTActaatattttatataatttaaccaaatttaaaattataaCTTCTCAGTTAGCGTCCAGAAGAAGAAAGGGATCGGTGCATCAGGGTAGTACAGTCTGGTGGTTAGCGTAGCTCCAGGGAAGAACACCTTGAGCTCGCCGATTGGCGCCATCTTTTTTATTAGCGAGCATTTGTGgtgccgcgggggggggggggggggggggcctggCCCTCCGTCGCTTTCccgccgacggcggcgacgtGCCCTGGCACGGCGTGCTCTGTCCGGATCACCCCCGTGCACGCGTGGCGGCTGTAGCACCAGCCTTTGTCGGTTTATGCTGTCAGTCTGTCACGACGTACAGTGGGATCAATTTATTTAATCAAGCCAAGTtggagcaactccaacagttgGATTGATTTTTTTCTATCTCCTTTCTCCCCATGTAGGGAAATTTCCTTTTTCAATTTCAATATATATGAAAAAAGTGCTCTAGCAGATTGATTTTTCCTCTTTCTATATAAAAAAGGAGATGTGATGTCTTTCCTTTCTATTGGGAATTGGAGAGAAATTATTggggattgaaaaaaataaagagaaaaaagagatggaaaatcaatctgttggagtaaGTTTTTTTTAACATCAATCCTCTATATTAAGAAAAAGTGAAAAGAAGAAACGGGAAGATCAATCGGTTGGAATCGACGACGTCGCTAGCTCGGTCTGACGTGGAGGGATAAATAGAAGAGAGAATCCTCGCTAGCGACCAATAAATCGCTGGTCGATTTCTCGTTCTCCAAGAAAATGAGTGAATGGCAGATGGAACCGGTACGAGGGAGAGAATAGAATAGTGTTTCtttcctcctctcccctccaTGTCACCTGGCTACTTTGTCGCAGCCGCTGCGAGTGCCCTGGACTGCTGGACACATGACAGTAAGAGATGGAATTATTGCATCTGTGCCACTTGGCTCGTTTTCACTGTTACGGTTCGGCTGCAACCACtgtagtgtttttctctcacaccaaatcagcaccagtcaccAGCCGGCCAGCAGTATTTTTTCTAATAATAAATCAGTACAAATCACcggccacagccagccgaacagagtgatgAAACTCGTTCGAATTCCATTACTAGAAAGAAACGAAATTAcagttttttcaaaaaaaagtgaaaCGAAATTAGTACATACTGGTAGCTCAAACTACTCTACTCCCACGGGGAGAGTACTACTAGTATATACAGTATGAGGCACTAGGAGTACCAATGCAAGCCTCGTCGTCAGTCCTCACGACCTGGCTGCTGCTACCCTGCTCGGCGCAGGTGGGCAGGTGCAGGTCATCGCGGTGCCCAGCTGCCCACGCCCCGGCCCGGCAGCTCGGTGACGGTCAGACGGAGCCTACCGTGGCGCGGCACGGGTGGCCCGGGCATTCCGCGTCGTCGCGGCCCGCCGCCGTGTCTCGCTTTGGCTTCTTGTCCCTCCCACCGCGTGCCGGAGCACGTAtagggccatgtttggtttgtaacgtgaaattaaaaaaaaaaacgaatgcatgtttaaagtattaaacgaagtttatttatgAAATTTTTCACGGataggtgtaatttttcgagacgaatctaatgagtcaagtTTCACCATAAGTatttacagtgatgctacagtaaccacacTTAATTATCTTTTAATCATGCGGTCACAGATCTTATTAGCTacaaaatatgctacaataCTATAATTATGAAgattattttataattagacttcatttaatacttctaattagtagtaaaaaaacgaaaagttttcatgaaatttttttcgcacctaaccaaacaaggccaagcAGTACTCGAATCACATCGGCGATCCTGCCCCTGCCTTGCCCGAGCCGGCCGTACTCTCATACACGTGCCGCGCCTGCTGGTGGCTCGCTGTGGGCTGTGGCCCTCTCCCAGGGGTCAGGGGACCGGGAGCGACTGCATGCCTGCGGATCATGTCCgttgcggcgggcggcgggcagcGTTCGTCCCGTTCGTCATGTCACTCTGCGCTCTGCTGCCAACCAACCAGTAGCTTTGTTTTTTTCATACCAAATTAGTATCAGCCACCAGTCACTAGCTAACTAATAATATCTTTTATTTACAGCAAATTAATATTAGCCACCAACTATAACCGGCCAAACAGAGTGCGTGTGTGGGGTGGTGAGGCCTTCGAACCCTTGCCAACCGGTGGGACTCCGGCGTCACATAATCAAATTAACTTCTTCTTAAAATGCAATGTTTACAAGGCTCTGTTTGGTTTCTCCTATTATTCTTAGTACACACATTCCAAAAAAAGAATcttgtatgcatggagtactaaacgaagtttatttgaaAAACCTTTTCACAGATGattgtaacttttcgcgacaaatctaatgacggtaattaattaatgattggctacattggtgctacagtaaccatcctcaaatcatacggtcaaagacctcattaaattcgtctcgcgaagcaGCGCGAGattgtgaagttagttttgtaaaataCTATTATTTAGTATctttaattattggtcaaaatttatgCTACTTATGCTAGGGAAgcaaactaaacagggcccaaGCTGCATACGAGCACCATCTCGTCAAATACGCATGCATAGTATTATAATTGCTTCTCCTACTACACACGTACCAAACCCCATTATTACGGCCAAATCGCCCGAGATCCATCCGAATAGCATAGTAGCACCAGTGCACCACCACCAACAATTGGAGCAGCAGAAcaacaaaaacaacaacaacaataattggttgtgtttagatccgtaaaatggtggtaaaaaagTCGTATCGGACACTGTAacatactgtagcacttttcgtttgtttgtggtaattgttatcatatcatgatctaactaggcttaaaagattcgtctcgttgtttacatcaaaactatacaattagtttttttatttatctatatttaatgctccatgcatgtggtaagagatttgatgtgataggtgaatagtgaagtttggagagagaaattctggaactaaacacagccacacTTTCGCTGAGACTACGCTTTATTTCTTTCGATCCATGGAGTCAAAACACGTCACTtcgaccgccaccaccgcttcTAGCACCGAATTAAACAGCTACTTAGGCCTTATTTAGTTGTTGTTGAAATATGGTCTATTCACGGATCGCATGATCCGTTTTCTTTTCTCATTCTCATCGCTTTTCTATAGTGCTTGCTAATTCGCGCGCGCTCGCCAAGAGCGCTGCTAGCGACCGATTTTCCGACAGCAGGTATGTTTCCTTTCTTGGAAAGTTTTCTTTCTTTGTAGCTTTTTTTTATGAGAAGTTATAActtataaatataatttttatgcATAACTTTTAACACACACTTTCTAAAATATAAATTTTAATCATAACTTTTATGATACACACAACTTCTAAGTATAAGTTTTTCTTAAAAGCTttgtaaaaataatttttagcaCAAATTTAATGATACATACAATTTTAATACATACATTTTTTTCAGATAATCTGTGCACGATAATTTTTTAGCACAACTTTCATAAAGTTACCTCTATTAGAAAttgttgacacccaaaattggcacaaAGTAAGGTTTGTTGGACAATTCGGGCGAACCGGTAAGACCGGTCGtgtaaaccggtcagaccgatcaagGCAACTTTGTCAATTGGACTTTcccattgcgtagatctcgtcgagacaatcgaaatgcatatatagaacgtccaatttAGACTCCGGATGAGGAAGTTATGCCTCTCGGAAGATctgcaccccggtctgaccggtcagaccggttcagggctgtcagaccggtcagaccagtccgaaAAGGCCAATCCATGTTAGGatttgtattttgacacgggattgtaagggtttcgactcctaatgggtACAGACCACTCCACCATATAAATATAAATGGTTACGGCCGACTAAGACACATCCAATTGAACAAATCAACTTTCTACCTCTCCTAACCCTAAATCTCTTCCAACATCAACATGCTACTTGTCTACTAATCTCTACGACCAGAGATGGCGTCCTAAGTCTTGCTGGTCAACCTAGGGCACGTCCGGCGACGTTCacgccccgacggggtcccttcCGGGTGAGAGCTTCGACGGTCTTTGCTTGTTTGCTCGTAAACTAATCATTCTTCGTCACGTAAGCGCATTGGTTATCCTTTGCTGGTTTGCTTATAAACCTCGCCGTCTTTCACCACGTAAGTGTGATAGTTATCCCTCGAGACGACCGATTCCGGCGAAACCCTAGAAaccagtttgaccggtctgtccaACTGGTCTAATCGGTCTGTGCGGTCTCACTGCCCTTCGGTCCGTCTGCTCTTGTGTGTTGACTGAAATCTGTGTCAACAcatttttagaaatatttaTCGTACATTTTTTTAAGCGCAAATTTATCATACAACTTTTTAGTATAATCTTtagggaaaaaaagaagaggaaaagaaaaacaaaaatgaGTAATCAGCCTCCGTCCCGTCGCTCCCCTTGCTGGTGCTGTTTGGTTCGCAGCAGCTCAACGAGGCAGCGGCTCGGCGGATGTGAAGGATAAAGAGGAACAGAAATAGAGAAGAAAAAAGATCACACACGTCAAGTAGGTAGGGGAATGAGAAAAGtaagactgactccaacaaGGCGTTGCAATTTTGAGAGGCAAAACAAGTTTTGCATCGCGTGTACAATCGAGCGGAGGAAAGGCAAATTTTGCTGTCTCAAATGGATGATGTTTTTCCCCTTTCCCCACCTCCCGCTCGCggcaccgccgctcgccgtcctcGTCCCGCGGCCTGCCGTGGCTCGTGCCTCCGCCTCCCCCCCCCGGCGACCCCactgccgcccgcgccgccgtcacGCCTCCGCCTTGCTCGCAATGCCACGCGCCTCCGCCCTGCTCACTACacgccgccggaggaggggcccgcccgcgctgccgtcgccggccatggcctccgccaggcctccgccgccgcgctcgagctcggcgtGCGCAAGCTCGGGCATGGCCTCTGCCGAGCCTCAGCCGCCGCGCGGGCCTTCGCCGGGTCTCCACCTTGCCGGTGAgggagggcgcggcgcggccccgcAGCCCGCCGGCGGAGGAAGCTGGAGGAGGCCCGCCATGGCCTtcaccgcgacgagggagg
This window of the Panicum virgatum strain AP13 chromosome 1K, P.virgatum_v5, whole genome shotgun sequence genome carries:
- the LOC120695117 gene encoding heat stress transcription factor C-2a-like; protein product: MASAEAAAGVAPFVAKTYRMVDDPSTDAVVAWGRDSNSFVVADPFAFSQTLLLAHFKHSNFSSFVRQLNTYGFRKVDPDRWEFAHVAFLRGQTHLLPQIVRRGGGGGGKRKDDGSSCGANAGAAADEDAVAMEVVRLRREQRAIEDQVAAMWRRVQETERRSKQMLAFLLKVAGDPQVLRRLVSSTAAGSGGGGGGAVRFAAAAPEGERGAAGEVAAKRARLLLDDAPVYGAGAGPSAADLGAGFYGAGGEDLGFGAKAAGGYLQPPPYVLLR